The DNA region CACCAAGAACCTTGATGCAGCTTGCAGCTGAGAGATCTCGTCAAGGCATTGAGGTTGATCCCCGCCAACTCGAGAGCAGCAGCGCTGAGATCCACAGCATGTCCATCCCATCCCGGCAGGGCACGAGCGAGGGCAACGGCAAGAGCTCCGCTGCCTGTGCCCAGATCAGCCCAGCGCCCCGCAGAGGCATTTCCCGCCAATGCTGAATCCTGTAGGCAATCAAGCGCAAAATCAATCAGGAGCTCCGTCTCCTGGCGGGGAATCAGTGCTGCTGGGCTGATTCGAAGATCGAGATCGCGCCATGGACAGCGTCCGACGAGATGCTGTAGCGGAACATGATTCTGAAGATGCACTACCCAGAGCTTCTCCAGCTCCTCGAGGGTGCTGGCTAGAGGAGCGATCGACTCCGGAAGAATTCGCAGCCGCTGAAGTTCCGCCCAGCTCAGATTGGCTTCCATCGCCAAAAGCCAGTCGAGATCAACAGCCCGCCCGCCACGAAGCAACTGTCGGCGTCGCCAGGTCAGCAACTCCTGTCCTGAACACGAGGCGGACTCCATGAAATCAACCTAAAGCGAGCGCCACCGCAGTCCTGGCTGCGCCACCACCAAACCATCCAGCTCAAGTTTCAACAGCTCCGCAGCGACACGCTCAGGCTTGGATTGCAACGCATGCACCATCTCATCAAAGCTGGAATCGTCATCCACCAGCTTGAGCAAACGTGTCTGCACAGAACTGATTCTTAGAAGCTTGTTTGACTTCAAGGCGGAAGCATGACTCTCCTCAAGACAGGAACCACAAGGGCCTGGTCCCAGGTGATGAATCAAAGCCTGGGCCTTGATCAGCGGCAGTGCCCCCGACTGAAGCAGCGCATTGCTGCCTTGAGACGATTCACGCAGCGCATCACCTGGAACCACCCAAACTGGGATGCCCAAAGAACGCGCCACCGCTGCCGTATGCAGCGCTCCACTGTTCTCAGGACATTCCACCACCACTACAGCTTTGGCAACAGCGACGAGCAAGCGATTGCGCAAAGCAAAACTGGATCGGAGGACCCTTTCCGAATCGCGGAGCTCAGTGATTAGTAGCCCAGCCCGCGCGACCTCCTGCTGCAAGCGGCGATGCTCAGGTGGATAAACGCGATGCAGGGGAGTTCCAAGAACAGCAACGGGACAGCCACCAGCCTCAAGACAGGCTCGGTGAGCAGCTGCGTCAACGCCCTCAGCAAGACCGCTGACCACAGGCCAGTGAGCCTGGGCAAGGGCTCGACCCAGATTGTCCGCCATTCGCAGGCCGTGACTGGAAGGCCTTCTCGTACCCACCACGGCAACCGCCTGCTGCATCGAGAGCAACGACAAAAGATCTTGACTGCCACGCCAATGAATCGACAGCGGCGGGCGCTCCAGCCTTTCAAAGCAAGCGGGCCACTCAGGATCACAAGGCAACAGAACATTGATGGGAACCTTGATGCAAGGCTTCAGGCCGAGGCTTGATCGATAACGCTCGAGCGAAGACATCACCGCGGCCGGCCATCCGAACTGCTTCTGCAATGTGGGGAGAGAGCAGCTCCAGAGTTCCTGAAACCCCTGAGGGGCATTAGCGGCAGCCGAACAGAGCTGGCGCATCCGGGCTGAACCAATCCCTGGACACTGCAACCACAACCATCTCCAGGAGCGCTCCAACACACCATTAGCACTAGTACAAAAATACTATCAGTCCCTGTACTTTGGCCCCTCAGCCAAAGCCCTGAATGCCTCTGCTACCGCTTCAGGCGGGTGCCGCAAAACCCTTCGAACTGGACGTACGCTCACCAAAGCCAGCTCTACCGAAGCTTCAGCCACGCAAACGCCATCTTTCATGAACCGGGTGGACCATGGCCAGCGAACACCCCGGGGAGAGCAGGAGACACTCATTAGCTCCACCTCATCCCCAAGCATCAACGCCTCCCGGTAACGAATCTGCAGCTGAACAACAGGCATTTCCAGCCCAGCTGAAGCCATCTTGTTGTAGGGGTAGCTAGTGGCGGACAGCGCCTCTACCCGAGCCTCCTCAAGCCATCCCACATAGGCCCCATGCCACATCACACCGCCATGGTCTGTGTGCTGTGGAAGCACTCGCTTGTGCAGTCGCCAGGGAACCCTGGTAACGCTCTCATTCAGCATGCGAACTGGGAACTCCAATCAGCCATAGGCTGCTGCATAGGCTGAAACCTCGCCGTGTTCAAGAACCTTCTGATCGCCGATTCAGGCAAAGGCCACGTCGGTGAAATGATCAACATGCTGCGTGACCTCCCGGCTTTCAAGGCCGCCAGGATCAACCTGCTTCATGTGGTCCCTGAGCAGACCATGGCAGCAACGCAACAGCACTGGGAAAGCGCAGGCAGCCTTCTGGCTGGGTCTGTAGAGAAGCTGGGACTGAATCCACAAGACGTGAATTCGATCATCCGCCAGGGGGACACCAAGCAGACCGTTCTCAATGTGGCGGATGAACTGAACGTTGACCTGATCGTGATGGGATCGCGAGGTCTTGGCAGGATTCGTTCAATCCTGTCCAACAGTGCCAGCCAGTACGTCTTCCAACTGTCGACGCGACCGATGTTGCTGGTCCGCGACGATCTTTACATTCGTCATATCAACCGGGTTCTGGTCACCATCGATGGCACAGGAGTCGGCGATGACGCCCTCAAGCTCGCCTGCGAAATGGTGCTCGAGATTCCAGGAGGACAGCTCACCGGCGTTCACGTAGCACGACAAGACCCCACCCCATCACGAGGAGCAGCCATGAAGAGCGATACCTACCTCGACCGCGCCGTACAGAGAGCTCGAAAGCTGGGGGTTGAACTCAAGCCATTACACGTCACCGACGCCGACATCGGCAAAGGGGTGTGCTTAGCAGCAGAGAAGATCAATGCTGATCTGGTCGTACTGGCTTCTCAGGACCGTCGCCCCCTAGTAGCAAGAGGACTGGTTGACCTCGACAAACTGCTTGGCGGTTCAGTGAGCGACTACATCAGAGTTCACGCTCCTGCCCCGGTGCTTTTAGTGAGAGAACCGGAGCAGAGGTGACAGACCGCGATCACAACAGCCTTGAGGGAAGTCAGCCCTCACGGCTGTTGGTCTGAATGAACAGGATGATCAGGAAGACGGTCGGCACCAGAACAAACAGCAGGCTGGCCACGAAGCCGAGATCGTTGGTTTCCATGAACGTGAAAGAACCTGCTGGAACGTATCACCGTCCGGAAAGCTTTGACTCGAACCGATCAGCGCTCTTCACCGGGCGTTGCAGGCGAACCTTGACCTGAGACTTCCAGCGACCGCATGGATTCATCAGTAGACGACTCATCATCCGTGTCCTCCTCAACAGCAGGCGCACCAGGCCATTCCAAGGGACCGGGAGGGAGAGGTGCCGCCAAGGCGGCAGCCACCCGCTTGTCCTGTTCAGGCATGGAAGCCTGTGGTTTTGTTAACACCACCACTGACTGTTCAACCAAAGATTGACAAGCCAGGCGCCACCCTTCTGGCCTGCGCCTGAGCTTCGCTTCCTCCACAGCAGTTCTTGGACTCATTGCGGCTGTCGACTTTTCTCCTTCAACCTTCACGAAGCACGTACTGCACTGACCACAGCCACCACAGTTACCAAGCTGACCTTTGAGCCCGTAGAGCTGAATCCCCTCCCGCACGGCCACAGCGCGCAGGTTTTCACCCGGGAAGCACTCCACATCCCGACCCTCACGCACAAAACGGATGACAGGCATTGAACCTCCCTAAGACAGGGGCGCTGCGACACGCCTAGGCACCGAGACTACGAGCCTCAGGTTGCGTTTTGTAACCCCCCGGCAAGAGAAAGCCTCAAAGGCAAGCAAACCCAGGAAACCGGCGGGATCGAGAACTTCGATCATCTGCACGACCGTCAATTCACGTTGCAGCTCACGACAGCCTGACGCGTGGATCGCAGTGAACGCCCTACGATCGCCGAGTCTGGCTGCATTAGCAGCTCCGTTCCCCCGAACCTGACCCATGGGATTGCCCTGGTATCGGGTGCACACCGTCGTAATTAACGACCCAGGCCGCCTTCTGGCCGTGCACCTCATGCACACTGCCCTCGTCGCCGGCTGGGCCGGCTCGATGGCTCTTTACGAACTCGCCATCTTCGACCCCTCCGATCCAGTCCTGAACCCGATGTGGCGTCAGGGCATGTTCGTGATGCCCTTCATGGCCCGCTTGGGCGTGACGGACAGTTGGGGAGGCTGGAGCATTACCGGAGCCACGGGCGTTGATCCTGGCTTCTGGAGCTTCGAAGGTGTCGCTGCTGCTCACATCGTGTTCAGCGGCCTGCTCATGCTGGCCGCCATCTGGCACTGGACTTTCTGGGATCTTGAAATCTGGCAAGACCCTCGCACTGGGGAGCCAGCTCTAGACCTTCCCAAAATTTTCGGCATTCACCTGCTTTTGGCTGGTCTCGGCTGCTTCGGATTCGGAGCTTTTCACCTCACGGGTGTCTTCGGACCAGGAATGTGGATTTCTGATCCCTACGGCATTACAGGCCACTTAGAGCCTGTCCAACCGTCCTGGGGGCCCGAAGGTTTCAACCCTTTCAACCCTGGCGGGATCGTTGCCCACCACATCGCAGCAGGAATTGTCGGCATCATTGCCGGAATTTTCCACATCACGACTCGTCCACCGGAACGCCTTTACAAGGCATTAAGGATGGGAAACATTGAAACTGTTTTGGCCAGCGCAATTGCTGCTGTGTTCTTTGCGGCCTTCGTGGTTGCAGGAACCATGTGGTACGGAGCTGCTGCAACTCCTATCGAGTTGTTTGGCCCCACTCGTTATCAATGGGATCAGAGTTACTTCAAGACCGAGATCAATCGTCGTGTCCAAACCGCGATGGATCAAGGTCAATCAGAATCTGAGGCTTACGCCTCGATTCCCGAGAAACTTGCTTTCTATGACTACGTCGGAAACAGTCCTGCAAAAGGCGGCCTCTTCCGAGTAGGTCCCATGGTCAATGGTGATGGTCTACCAACCGGCTGGCTGGGACACATTGCCTTCACCGATAAAGACGGACGCGATCTTCAAGTTCGCCGCTTGCCCAACTTCTTCGAGAACTTCCCAGTGATTCTGGAAGACACCAATGGCATCGTACGGGCTGATATTCCGTTCCGTCGTGCTGAAGCGAAGTACTCCTTCGAACAGCAGGGTGTGACCGCGACCGTTTTCGGTGGTGCGCTCGACGGTCAAACCTTCACTGATCCTGCTGACGTGAAGCGACTAGCGCGTAAAGCTCAGCTGGGAGAAGCATTCGAATTCGACCGTGAGACTTACAACTCCGATGGCGTCTTCCGCAGTTCACCTCGCGGCTGGTTCACCTTCGGACACGCCACATTCGCGCTGCTGTTCTTCTTCGGCCACATCTGGCATGGAGCTCGTACGTTGTATCGCGATGTGTTCGCGGGTATTGATCCCGACCTTGGCGAACAGGTTGAATTCGGTCTCTTCCAAAAACTTGGAGACCGCTCCACTCGTCGACTGCCAGAGGGCTACGTGCCCCCTGCAGGCACACCGCTCAGCTGATCAGTCCTTAGGAGATAACCGATGGAAAGCTTCGCTTACATCCTCATCCTCACTCTCGCGATTGCAACACTGTTTTTCGCAATCGCATTCCGCGATCCTCCGAAGATCGGCAAGTGATCATTTCAGCCCCGCTTAAAGCGGGGCTTTTTTTATGTCTAAAACGTGAATTCGCTCCATAGATGTCATGGGTGGACGCGAGCCTTACAATTCATACATCTACGTAATTACAAGGGCGTGCAGTGCCCCTCCTGCCAGAACACCGATAGCCGGGTGCTCGAATCAAGAGCCGCCGATGGAGGTAGAAGCGTGCGTCGTCGCCGGGAGTGCCTCAATTGCGAATTTCGTTTCACAACCTATGAACGGGTTGAAACCGTTCCAATCACAGTGATCAAGCGAAACGGAAATCGTGAAACTTTTAGTCGTAGCAAACTGCTTCATGGGTTGAGCAGAGCCTGTGAAAAAACTGGGATTCCTCCAGAACGCCTTGAAACAATGGTTGAAGAGCTGGAGCTGAGCCTTCAACAGCGCAGCGGCCGTGAAGTCTCCAGCAGCGACATCGGCGAACTGGTGCTCGAAAAGTTGAAACTTCTCAGCGAAGTCGCCTACATCCGTTTTGCATCTGTTTATCGCCAGTTCAGCGGTGTGAGTGATTTTGTGGCCACCCTGGAAGGCATCAATGCAACCAAGGCAGAGCTCACAGCTGCGATCTGAGCTTGATCGTTGATCTGTAGACTCGGCAATTGCCTGATGCAGGTCGGCGGGCCTGTCTCAGATCCCATCGCTCTGCTCCAGAGGCAGACCGCCAACGTTCCATGACTGTCACTCCCACAGATCCTTCCCAGGAATCTGCAGTGGACACCGCAGAAGCGGTCACATCCGAGACCGAAGCAGTGGCTGAAAGATCAGCAGATCAAGCCGACTTCGGTACCGATGAAGACCTCGGCATTCCCGACGACATCCCCACGGCTGATGATCCCAGCAGCCGGGCAACCACCCGGGACATGGACAGTGCTGGATTCACCCTGGATGAGTTCGCAGCCTTACTGAGCAAATACGACTACAACTTCAAGCCCGGCGACATCGTCAACGGCACGGTTTTCGCCCTGGAATCAAAGGGCGCCATGATCGATATCGGCGCAAAAACAGCTGCATTCATGCCTCTTCAAGAGGTGTCGATTAATCGCGTTGAAGGACTGAGCGATGTGCTGCAACCCGGAGAAATCCGGGAGTTCTTCATCATGAGCGAGGAGAACGAAGACGGACAGCTCTCCCTCTCTATTCGCCGGATCGAATACCAGCGAGCCTGGGAACGTGTTCGCCAACTGCAGAAGGAAGACGCCACGATCTACTCCGAGGTGTTTGCCACCAACAGAGGCGGAGCCCTGGTGAGGGTTGAAGGTCTGCGTGGATTCATCCCTGGATCCCACATCAGCACCCGAAAGCCAAAAGAGGAACTTGTTGCCGACTTCCTCCCCCTCAAGTTCCTTGAGGTGGACGAGGAGCGCAATCGTCTGGTGCTGAGCCACAGGCGCGCTTTGGTCGAACGCAAGATGAATCGCCTCGAAGTGGGAGAGGTTGTTGTGGGCACCGTTCGCGGAATCAAGCCCTATGGCGCCTTTATCGACATCGGCGGTGTCAGCGGCCTGCTGCATATTTCTGAAATCAGTCACGAGCACATCGAAACTCCGCACTCGGTGCTGAACGTGAATGATCAGATGAAAGTGATGATCATCGATCTCGACGCCGAACGTGGCCGAATCTCCCTGTCCACCAAGGCGCTTGAACCGGAACCGGGTGACATGCTCACTGATCCGCAGAAAGTGTTCGACAAGGCCGAAGAAATGGCCGCTCGCTACAAGCAGATGTTGCTTGAGCAAGCCGAGGAAGGTGAAGAGCCCCTGGGTTCCATGATGATCTGAGGGAGACGAGCCGATGGCTCATCTCAAGCTCAATGGCCTCGATCTGGGTCCAGTTCAGGGGGTGCTGTTCGATAAGGACGGCACCCTTTCCCATAGCGAGCCACGTTTAATTGAACTGGCTGACGCCAGGCTTGCAGAAGCAGATCGCCGATTCCGCGCGAGGGGCGCCTCAGCCAGCGCTCTTCAAGAGCTTGCTGATCTGCTGGCGAGAACCTACGGACGATGCAGGGAAGGCATCATCCCAGACGGCACACTTGCCGTGGCATCGAGGCATCACAACCTGCTGAGCACTGCAACGGTGTTCTGTCAGATGAATCTGAGTTGGCCTCAATCCCTGGTCCTAGCTCAGGAGGTGTTTGATCAAGTCGATAGCCGCAGACAAGCGCTGCTTCCAGACGGACATCAGATTGGCTTGTTACCCGATTCAGCAAGGCTTCTGAGAGAGCTGGCCGCTGCAGGAATTATCTGTGCCGTGATCAGCAATGACAGCACGGAGGGCATTCAGAACTTTCTCCAGCAGCACCAACTCAATGACTGCATCAGCGGAGTGTGGAGTGCTGATCACCACCCAGCCAAACCGAACCCAGAAGCTGTTCAGGGGCTGTGCTCACAGTTGGACCTGAAAGTGGGGAATTGCGCCTTGATCGGAGATGCAGACACCGATCTGCTGATGGCACGACAGGCAGGGATTGGTCTGACCCTTGGCTATGTAGCCGGATGGCATCGCGAACCAACGCTCACCGCCCATGAACATCTGATCAGTCACTGGAACGAACTGACCACAACCACAGACGAAATGTCTAAGGCCTCATAAGTCGACCTCGTAAAGTCTCCGCCAATCACCAATGGCCATGAGTCGATACGTCTTCACCTCCGAATCCGTTACGGAGGGTCATCCTGACAAGATCTGTGATCAGGTCAGTGATGCCGTACTCGACGCTCTTCTGGCGCAGGATCCCACCAGCCGTGTGGCTTGTGAAACAGTTGTGAACACAGGTCTGTGCATGATCACAGGCGAAGTGACATCCAAAGCGCAGGTGGACTTCATCCACCTTGTTCGCAACGTGATCAAGGAGATCGGTTACAGCGGAGCCCGCGCCGGTGGCTTTGATGCCAACAGCTGTGCTGTCTTGGTCGCCCTCGACCAACAGTCTCCCGACATTGCTCAGGGTGTGAATGAAGCCGATGACCACGCCGGCGATCCCCTTGATTTGGTTGGCGCTGGCGATCAAGGGATCATGTTCGGATACGCCTGCAACGAGACACCCGAGCTGATGCCCCTGCCCATCAGCCTGGCCCACCGTCTGGCGAGAAGGCTGGCGGAAGTCCGTCACAACGGCACTCTCGATTACCTCTTGCCTGACGGCAAAACACAGGTGAGCGTGGTCTACGACAATGACAAGCCGGTTGCGATCGACACAATCCTGATCTCCACCCAGCACACCGCTGAAGTGGGCGGCATCAGTGACGAGCAGGGCATCCGCGAACGCATCACAGAGGACCTCTGGACCCATGTCGTGGAGCCATCAACGGCTGATCTGGTCCTGAAACCAAGCCGCGAAGCAACTAAATATCTCGTCAACCCAACCGGAAAGTTTGTTGTGGGTGGCCCCCAAGGAGATGCCGGACTGACTGGTCGCAAAATCATTGTTGACACCTACGGGGGTTATGCCCGTCATGGAGGCGGTGCCTTCTCGGGCAAAGATCCCACCAAAGTCGACCGATCAGCAGCCTATGCAGCGCGGTATGTGGCGAAATGCCTTGTGGCAGCGGGCCTGGCCGAAAGGGCCGAAGTGCAGTTGAGCTATGCCATCGGCGTCGCCAAGCCGGTATCGATCCTGGTCGAATCCTTCGGAACAAGCCAGTTGGCCAACGACGCTCTGACAAATCTGGTTCAAGAGCACTTCGACCTGCGACCCGGAGCCATCATTGAAAACTTCGGACTGCGCAATCTGTCTCAGCAACGTGGTGGACGCTTCTACCAGGACACTGCGGCCTATGGACACTTTGGTCGCAATGACCTGAAGGCTCCCTGGGAGAACGTTGACGCCAAGGCGGCAGAACTGCGCAACGCCTAATCAGTTGATGCAACATTCACTGGCACTCGGAATCGATCTGGGCACCAGTGGAGTTCGAGTTGCGGTTCTCAATCATCAGCGTGATCTGCTGCACACCGATTCCACTGATTACGGCCGAAGCCTGGATCATCCGGATGATTGGCTGAACAGCTGCATCCAGCTGATCAAGACAATCCCAGAGGAGCTCCGCAGCCAAATCAGGTCTCTTGCCGTTGATGGAACTTCAGGGACACTGTTGGCCTGCGATCCAGAAGGCATTCCCAAGGGAAAGGCTTTGCCTTACAACATCGCCTGTCCGGAACAGCTTGATCGGGTGCATGAGTTGGTGCAAACAGGTCAGCCGGCGTCGAGCGCCAGTGGCAGCTTGGCCCGCGCGCTGAGGCTCTTGCAACAACACTCACAGCCGCTGATCCTCCGTCATCAGGCTGATTGGATCAGCGGCTGGCTGCTTGGAGACTGGAGTTTTGGCGAAGAAGGCAACAACCTTCGCCTGGGCTGGTCACTCACCGGTCAGCGCTGGCCGGATACCTTTGAACAACAGACCTGGCGTGCGGCCCTCCCGGAGATCCGACCGAGCGGCTCAAGGCTGGGAGTCATCGACAGTGCCCGAGCCAAACAGCTAGGGCTGTCGAAGGACATGCTCGTGATCGCGGGCACGACCGATGCCAATGCGGCAGTGCTCACCGCCGATGCCGCCGACGATGAAGGCATCACCGTGTTGGGAAGCACGCTTGTGCTCAAACGCTTCACCACCATCCCTTTGCGAGATGGTGCAGGGGCCTCCACCCACCGAGTGGGCGGCCGCTGGCTTGGAGGTGGTGCCTCCAACAGCGGTGGTGCGGTGCTGCGTGAGTGCTTTCCAGGGATCGACCTGGACGAACTGAGCCGGCAGATCGACCCTGACCAGGACAGTGGCCTACAACTGAGGCCCCTGATCGGTCAAGGAGAGCGCTTCCCTGTTGATGACCCCGATCTTGAACCGATCCTGACTCCAAGACCCGTCAGTGATGCGCTCTATCTGCATGGTCTGCTGGAAGGCTTAAGTCAGATCGAATGCCAGGGCTGGACAAGGCTCACTGAACTGGGAGCACCCGCTCCGAAACGCCTGGTGACATTGGGGGGCGGAGCCAGAAACCCGCAATGGCGACGCTTGCGGCAACGCTTGATCGGTATTCCGATCCGCAGTTGTTACAGCCCTCCTGCTGCAGGGGTCGCGCGACTCGCACTCACCGCTCTGCAACAGCAGCATGATCAAATCACCCATTTCGGGAGAGAATTGACTGAGCTTCCATGAGCCTTTGGCAAACAGACTCCGTGACGCGCTCGCCATCGGGCTGTTCGTCGTGTTGGCCGGATACGTGGGTTACAGCGGTTTTCG from Synechococcus sp. UW179A includes:
- the psbM gene encoding photosystem II reaction center protein PsbM, yielding METNDLGFVASLLFVLVPTVFLIILFIQTNSREG
- a CDS encoding 30S ribosomal protein S1, which codes for MTVTPTDPSQESAVDTAEAVTSETEAVAERSADQADFGTDEDLGIPDDIPTADDPSSRATTRDMDSAGFTLDEFAALLSKYDYNFKPGDIVNGTVFALESKGAMIDIGAKTAAFMPLQEVSINRVEGLSDVLQPGEIREFFIMSEENEDGQLSLSIRRIEYQRAWERVRQLQKEDATIYSEVFATNRGGALVRVEGLRGFIPGSHISTRKPKEELVADFLPLKFLEVDEERNRLVLSHRRALVERKMNRLEVGEVVVGTVRGIKPYGAFIDIGGVSGLLHISEISHEHIETPHSVLNVNDQMKVMIIDLDAERGRISLSTKALEPEPGDMLTDPQKVFDKAEEMAARYKQMLLEQAEEGEEPLGSMMI
- a CDS encoding universal stress protein, whose amino-acid sequence is MFKNLLIADSGKGHVGEMINMLRDLPAFKAARINLLHVVPEQTMAATQQHWESAGSLLAGSVEKLGLNPQDVNSIIRQGDTKQTVLNVADELNVDLIVMGSRGLGRIRSILSNSASQYVFQLSTRPMLLVRDDLYIRHINRVLVTIDGTGVGDDALKLACEMVLEIPGGQLTGVHVARQDPTPSRGAAMKSDTYLDRAVQRARKLGVELKPLHVTDADIGKGVCLAAEKINADLVVLASQDRRPLVARGLVDLDKLLGGSVSDYIRVHAPAPVLLVREPEQR
- a CDS encoding HAD family hydrolase — its product is MAHLKLNGLDLGPVQGVLFDKDGTLSHSEPRLIELADARLAEADRRFRARGASASALQELADLLARTYGRCREGIIPDGTLAVASRHHNLLSTATVFCQMNLSWPQSLVLAQEVFDQVDSRRQALLPDGHQIGLLPDSARLLRELAAAGIICAVISNDSTEGIQNFLQQHQLNDCISGVWSADHHPAKPNPEAVQGLCSQLDLKVGNCALIGDADTDLLMARQAGIGLTLGYVAGWHREPTLTAHEHLISHWNELTTTTDEMSKAS
- the nrdR gene encoding transcriptional regulator NrdR, which produces MQCPSCQNTDSRVLESRAADGGRSVRRRRECLNCEFRFTTYERVETVPITVIKRNGNRETFSRSKLLHGLSRACEKTGIPPERLETMVEELELSLQQRSGREVSSSDIGELVLEKLKLLSEVAYIRFASVYRQFSGVSDFVATLEGINATKAELTAAI
- the prmC gene encoding peptide chain release factor N(5)-glutamine methyltransferase, translated to MESASCSGQELLTWRRRQLLRGGRAVDLDWLLAMEANLSWAELQRLRILPESIAPLASTLEELEKLWVVHLQNHVPLQHLVGRCPWRDLDLRISPAALIPRQETELLIDFALDCLQDSALAGNASAGRWADLGTGSGALAVALARALPGWDGHAVDLSAAALELAGINLNALTRSLSCKLHQGSWWDPLEPWWGQFDLVVANPPYIPSHVVDELDPLVRDHEPRQALCGGEDGLDGCRAILDLAPQALSPGGWLLLEHHHDQSDQVLGLMRSAGLVLSTPRSDLSGVNRFAVARRRL
- a CDS encoding photosystem II reaction center protein T, whose translation is MESFAYILILTLAIATLFFAIAFRDPPKIGK
- a CDS encoding 2Fe-2S iron-sulfur cluster-binding protein, with translation MPVIRFVREGRDVECFPGENLRAVAVREGIQLYGLKGQLGNCGGCGQCSTCFVKVEGEKSTAAMSPRTAVEEAKLRRRPEGWRLACQSLVEQSVVVLTKPQASMPEQDKRVAAALAAPLPPGPLEWPGAPAVEEDTDDESSTDESMRSLEVSGQGSPATPGEER
- a CDS encoding thioesterase family protein encodes the protein MLNESVTRVPWRLHKRVLPQHTDHGGVMWHGAYVGWLEEARVEALSATSYPYNKMASAGLEMPVVQLQIRYREALMLGDEVELMSVSCSPRGVRWPWSTRFMKDGVCVAEASVELALVSVRPVRRVLRHPPEAVAEAFRALAEGPKYRD
- a CDS encoding DNA-processing protein DprA is translated as MRQLCSAAANAPQGFQELWSCSLPTLQKQFGWPAAVMSSLERYRSSLGLKPCIKVPINVLLPCDPEWPACFERLERPPLSIHWRGSQDLLSLLSMQQAVAVVGTRRPSSHGLRMADNLGRALAQAHWPVVSGLAEGVDAAAHRACLEAGGCPVAVLGTPLHRVYPPEHRRLQQEVARAGLLITELRDSERVLRSSFALRNRLLVAVAKAVVVVECPENSGALHTAAVARSLGIPVWVVPGDALRESSQGSNALLQSGALPLIKAQALIHHLGPGPCGSCLEESHASALKSNKLLRISSVQTRLLKLVDDDSSFDEMVHALQSKPERVAAELLKLELDGLVVAQPGLRWRSL
- the metK gene encoding methionine adenosyltransferase; its protein translation is MSRYVFTSESVTEGHPDKICDQVSDAVLDALLAQDPTSRVACETVVNTGLCMITGEVTSKAQVDFIHLVRNVIKEIGYSGARAGGFDANSCAVLVALDQQSPDIAQGVNEADDHAGDPLDLVGAGDQGIMFGYACNETPELMPLPISLAHRLARRLAEVRHNGTLDYLLPDGKTQVSVVYDNDKPVAIDTILISTQHTAEVGGISDEQGIRERITEDLWTHVVEPSTADLVLKPSREATKYLVNPTGKFVVGGPQGDAGLTGRKIIVDTYGGYARHGGGAFSGKDPTKVDRSAAYAARYVAKCLVAAGLAERAEVQLSYAIGVAKPVSILVESFGTSQLANDALTNLVQEHFDLRPGAIIENFGLRNLSQQRGGRFYQDTAAYGHFGRNDLKAPWENVDAKAAELRNA
- a CDS encoding FGGY-family carbohydrate kinase — protein: MMQHSLALGIDLGTSGVRVAVLNHQRDLLHTDSTDYGRSLDHPDDWLNSCIQLIKTIPEELRSQIRSLAVDGTSGTLLACDPEGIPKGKALPYNIACPEQLDRVHELVQTGQPASSASGSLARALRLLQQHSQPLILRHQADWISGWLLGDWSFGEEGNNLRLGWSLTGQRWPDTFEQQTWRAALPEIRPSGSRLGVIDSARAKQLGLSKDMLVIAGTTDANAAVLTADAADDEGITVLGSTLVLKRFTTIPLRDGAGASTHRVGGRWLGGGASNSGGAVLRECFPGIDLDELSRQIDPDQDSGLQLRPLIGQGERFPVDDPDLEPILTPRPVSDALYLHGLLEGLSQIECQGWTRLTELGAPAPKRLVTLGGGARNPQWRRLRQRLIGIPIRSCYSPPAAGVARLALTALQQQHDQITHFGRELTELP
- the psbB gene encoding photosystem II chlorophyll-binding protein CP47: MGLPWYRVHTVVINDPGRLLAVHLMHTALVAGWAGSMALYELAIFDPSDPVLNPMWRQGMFVMPFMARLGVTDSWGGWSITGATGVDPGFWSFEGVAAAHIVFSGLLMLAAIWHWTFWDLEIWQDPRTGEPALDLPKIFGIHLLLAGLGCFGFGAFHLTGVFGPGMWISDPYGITGHLEPVQPSWGPEGFNPFNPGGIVAHHIAAGIVGIIAGIFHITTRPPERLYKALRMGNIETVLASAIAAVFFAAFVVAGTMWYGAAATPIELFGPTRYQWDQSYFKTEINRRVQTAMDQGQSESEAYASIPEKLAFYDYVGNSPAKGGLFRVGPMVNGDGLPTGWLGHIAFTDKDGRDLQVRRLPNFFENFPVILEDTNGIVRADIPFRRAEAKYSFEQQGVTATVFGGALDGQTFTDPADVKRLARKAQLGEAFEFDRETYNSDGVFRSSPRGWFTFGHATFALLFFFGHIWHGARTLYRDVFAGIDPDLGEQVEFGLFQKLGDRSTRRLPEGYVPPAGTPLS